One genomic window of Prochlorococcus sp. MIT 0801 includes the following:
- a CDS encoding glucose-6-phosphate dehydrogenase assembly protein OpcA — protein MSPQLTLQTPLQLPPSEIPTYLEQLWSHDERGDKGANTFCLIVWQPAWIEQKLVKAGKISGPVVGSQRNDLIEAAREIILKGDLPNSTSPLDFRVQSSIQCKESIKNVEDLRGQNIDTSISNLQPRRLITIAPTIDKENNLETLVAAYCPLPEESGGKTACGDVIVLRGNKTAINDGLEIVETLVPDELPSWLWWNGRIDEAPEFLNALALPSRRLIIDTALGEPIVCLNLLLQRIQSGQAVNDLNWLRLRGWRETLAMVFDPLQRRNALDNLQKIDIDIEGSQTVQGLLLAAWIADRLNWKLECRISSKKDQLKVNFISPDKTLVQVGITSLPIGKPSINPGQIVGLRLIAKAKNKQKSDICVILASESGECMRLEAGGMARMELIEQVVPIQKNSLENDVARLLSSSRGNTSPLLASATPIAKEMLDLVNQAK, from the coding sequence ATGTCTCCTCAATTAACCCTACAAACCCCCCTTCAGTTACCTCCATCTGAAATTCCTACCTATCTTGAGCAACTATGGTCTCATGATGAGCGAGGAGATAAAGGAGCTAACACTTTTTGTTTAATTGTCTGGCAACCGGCTTGGATTGAACAAAAACTAGTCAAAGCTGGAAAAATATCTGGGCCCGTAGTAGGGAGTCAAAGGAATGATCTTATAGAAGCTGCAAGAGAAATTATTCTAAAAGGAGATCTGCCTAACAGTACTTCACCACTTGATTTCAGAGTTCAATCTTCAATTCAATGTAAAGAATCAATTAAAAATGTAGAAGACCTCAGAGGGCAAAATATTGACACCTCAATTAGTAATTTGCAACCACGAAGATTAATAACAATTGCACCCACAATTGATAAAGAAAATAATTTAGAAACTTTAGTAGCAGCCTATTGTCCCCTCCCTGAAGAGAGCGGAGGAAAAACAGCTTGTGGAGACGTAATTGTTTTAAGAGGTAATAAAACCGCAATCAATGATGGGCTTGAAATTGTTGAAACTCTTGTCCCTGATGAACTTCCTTCTTGGTTGTGGTGGAATGGAAGAATTGATGAGGCCCCCGAATTCCTCAATGCTCTAGCGCTACCAAGTCGAAGATTAATTATTGATACTGCATTAGGTGAACCAATAGTCTGCTTAAATTTATTGCTTCAAAGAATTCAATCTGGACAAGCTGTTAACGACCTGAATTGGCTTCGCCTTAGAGGTTGGAGAGAAACCTTAGCGATGGTATTTGATCCTCTTCAAAGAAGAAATGCTCTTGATAATTTACAAAAAATTGATATCGATATTGAGGGTTCACAAACAGTTCAAGGTCTTTTACTTGCTGCATGGATTGCCGATCGTCTCAACTGGAAACTTGAATGCCGCATCTCCTCAAAAAAAGATCAACTGAAAGTAAATTTTATTAGTCCTGACAAAACTCTTGTTCAAGTTGGTATTACTTCTCTACCAATAGGTAAGCCAAGCATAAATCCTGGTCAAATAGTTGGTCTTAGATTAATTGCAAAAGCGAAGAACAAACAAAAAAGCGATATTTGTGTAATCCTCGCGTCAGAATCTGGAGAATGCATGAGATTAGAAGCGGGAGGTATGGCAAGAATGGAACTTATTGAACAAGTCGTTCCCATTCAAAAGAACTCTTTAGAAAATGATGTTGCTCGTTTACTTTCCAGTAGTAGAGGTAATACGAGTCCTTTACTTGCGAGTGCGACTCCAATAGCAAAAGAAATGCTTGATTTAGTTAATCAAGCCAAATAA
- the crtE gene encoding geranylgeranyl diphosphate synthase CrtE, which translates to MQEAIASFDFAEYLEKARTRVEDALDASLGPEKPEKLRESMRYSLLAGGKRLRPILCLAACELAGGEVEKALPTAVALEMIHTMSLIHDDLPSMDNDDLRRGRPTNHKVYGDAVAILAGDALLTRAFEMVSIRTEGIPSERLLKIIGELSLVAGAPGLVGGQVVDLDCEGKEVDLETLEYIHLHKTGALLKACVTCGALIGGADENLLEALSVYARGIGLAFQIIDDILDVTASSEVLGKTAGKDLIADKTTYPKLLGLDESRRRADLLVAKAKNALDPWPGKSKPLLALADYITSRDR; encoded by the coding sequence ATGCAGGAAGCAATCGCTTCTTTTGACTTCGCTGAGTATCTAGAGAAAGCTAGAACTCGGGTTGAAGATGCGCTGGATGCGTCTCTGGGCCCTGAAAAGCCAGAAAAATTAAGAGAGTCTATGCGCTATTCCCTTTTGGCGGGAGGGAAGAGATTGAGACCAATACTTTGTCTTGCAGCCTGTGAACTTGCTGGGGGCGAAGTTGAAAAAGCATTGCCAACAGCAGTTGCTCTGGAAATGATTCATACAATGTCTCTTATCCATGACGATCTACCTTCAATGGATAATGATGATCTTCGTCGAGGGCGTCCAACTAATCACAAGGTTTATGGAGATGCTGTGGCCATACTCGCTGGAGATGCTCTTTTGACAAGAGCTTTTGAGATGGTCTCAATTCGAACAGAGGGAATACCGTCAGAGAGATTATTGAAAATAATCGGCGAGCTTTCTTTAGTGGCAGGGGCTCCTGGACTAGTCGGAGGACAAGTAGTTGATCTTGATTGTGAAGGGAAAGAGGTTGATTTAGAAACCTTGGAGTACATTCACCTTCATAAAACAGGAGCTTTGCTTAAGGCATGTGTCACTTGCGGGGCTTTGATTGGAGGAGCTGATGAGAATCTCCTTGAAGCACTAAGTGTTTATGCGAGAGGGATTGGCTTAGCATTCCAAATAATTGATGACATTCTTGATGTAACAGCAAGTAGTGAAGTATTGGGCAAAACAGCAGGAAAGGATTTAATTGCAGATAAGACTACTTATCCCAAATTACTTGGTCTTGATGAATCAAGAAGGAGAGCAGATCTGTTAGTCGCTAAAGCAAAAAATGCTCTTGATCCTTGGCCAGGAAAATCAAAACCTCTTCTTGCATTGGCTGATTACATTACAAGTAGAGATAGATGA
- the folD gene encoding bifunctional methylenetetrahydrofolate dehydrogenase/methenyltetrahydrofolate cyclohydrolase FolD: MPKILDGKKLAKEIELTLQQAIESDMKVAKRPPGLAVLRVGNDPASEVYVNYKEKACDRIGVRSFAKHLKEDISLEELTEIIKSLNEEKNVDGILLQLPLPAHLDEAVLLRSIDPDKDADGLHPLNLGRLIKGEKGPRSCTPAGVMSLLERNQIKIEGKRAVVVGRSILVGKPMALMLEAANATVTVAHSRTKDLPSLTREADLLVVAAGKPYLIGENHVSENCVVIDVGIHRLPNDQENMKGLKKTKLCGDVKIFEIEDKVDAYSPVPGGVGPMTVTMLLANTVDRWQKHCGLPLTISHLLP, from the coding sequence ATGCCAAAAATTTTAGATGGAAAAAAACTAGCTAAGGAGATTGAACTCACACTCCAACAGGCTATCGAATCTGACATGAAAGTTGCGAAACGTCCTCCTGGTCTGGCTGTCCTTAGAGTTGGGAATGATCCTGCCAGTGAAGTTTATGTCAATTACAAGGAAAAAGCATGCGATCGAATAGGTGTTAGAAGTTTTGCAAAGCATTTAAAAGAAGATATTTCATTGGAGGAACTTACAGAAATCATTAAAAGTTTGAATGAAGAAAAGAATGTTGATGGAATTTTATTGCAATTACCATTACCTGCTCACCTTGATGAGGCTGTCTTGCTGAGGAGTATTGATCCTGATAAGGATGCCGATGGTCTACATCCTTTGAACCTAGGAAGATTAATAAAGGGAGAGAAAGGCCCAAGATCATGTACACCTGCTGGTGTTATGTCTCTGCTTGAACGAAACCAAATCAAAATCGAAGGGAAAAGAGCAGTAGTTGTTGGACGCAGTATTCTTGTTGGGAAGCCAATGGCTTTAATGCTTGAAGCTGCAAATGCCACCGTCACAGTTGCTCATTCAAGAACTAAAGATTTACCTTCTTTGACCAGGGAGGCAGATTTACTGGTAGTAGCAGCTGGCAAGCCATATTTGATTGGGGAAAATCATGTAAGTGAGAATTGTGTGGTTATTGATGTAGGAATTCATAGACTTCCGAATGATCAAGAAAATATGAAAGGACTCAAAAAGACTAAACTTTGTGGAGATGTAAAGATATTTGAAATTGAAGATAAAGTAGATGCTTATTCTCCTGTACCTGGCGGTGTAGGGCCTATGACAGTAACAATGCTTCTAGCAAATACCGTCGATAGGTGGCAGAAACATTGTGGATTACCTTTAACTATTAGTCATTTACTTCCATGA
- a CDS encoding ATP-dependent RecD-like DNA helicase: MKEVKAKEDCVVLTKDQEKSLELFCEWLNTPYSFKPFVMKGFAGSGKTYLSMKLLKKVDELGLCWTVVAPTHKAVGVLREGLKREAIQPTWFPSTIHRLLRLKLKRQADVEICEKTDQTENSLENLGLVLIDEASMIDSKLLEITLECARSTSTRLVFVGDPAQLPPVGESSSSVFLMKRAVNTELREVVRHHGPVLKLANIIRDGKIPCNQPPILPVIKSKKGNVGILDRNSWLERAKSSLSLSSLEDDHDRARILCYTNRIVDNLVPHARRAIHGEMADQYQVLPGEVLISRKAVMANASLNEDELGEEPDILISSNREMVVEDVIPNSFDLASLGIHQDFENPLPVIQTQIAKVGCDEKEFSLRLIPQIGSKSRVDLDLSLNVLSNLARERGKKNSASIWKLFFFIRDSFASLGPASVLTIHRSQGSTFGEVFITSDVFWPKDLAFRRRLVYVAVSRASKGVWIVGDDKSKTNQALLEKLLRE; the protein is encoded by the coding sequence GTGAAAGAAGTAAAAGCAAAAGAAGATTGTGTTGTTTTAACTAAGGATCAAGAAAAATCTCTTGAATTATTCTGTGAATGGCTTAATACCCCATATTCCTTTAAACCCTTTGTAATGAAAGGCTTTGCAGGTAGCGGAAAAACATATTTATCTATGAAATTATTAAAAAAGGTCGATGAGTTAGGTTTGTGTTGGACTGTAGTTGCACCAACTCATAAGGCTGTAGGTGTATTAAGGGAGGGTTTGAAAAGGGAAGCTATTCAACCAACATGGTTTCCATCGACCATTCACCGTTTGCTTCGACTTAAGTTGAAAAGACAGGCGGATGTAGAAATATGCGAAAAAACAGATCAAACCGAGAACTCTTTGGAGAACTTAGGACTCGTTTTAATTGATGAAGCATCAATGATTGATTCCAAATTATTGGAGATAACTCTTGAATGCGCAAGATCTACTTCGACTCGGTTGGTTTTTGTTGGTGATCCCGCCCAACTCCCACCAGTGGGAGAAAGTTCTAGCTCAGTCTTTTTAATGAAAAGAGCAGTGAATACTGAACTTAGGGAAGTCGTTCGTCATCATGGGCCTGTTCTCAAATTGGCAAATATAATTAGAGATGGGAAAATCCCTTGTAATCAGCCACCAATATTGCCAGTTATTAAATCTAAAAAAGGTAATGTTGGAATATTAGATAGAAATAGCTGGCTTGAAAGAGCTAAATCATCCTTGAGCTTATCTTCCTTAGAGGATGATCACGATAGAGCAAGAATTTTGTGCTACACGAATCGAATTGTTGATAATTTAGTTCCTCATGCAAGAAGAGCTATTCATGGTGAGATGGCAGATCAATATCAGGTTTTACCAGGAGAGGTTTTAATTAGCCGTAAAGCTGTCATGGCAAATGCGTCATTAAATGAGGATGAGCTTGGAGAAGAACCAGACATTCTAATTAGTTCCAATAGAGAGATGGTGGTAGAAGATGTAATTCCAAATAGCTTTGACTTGGCCTCTTTGGGGATTCACCAAGATTTTGAAAACCCTTTACCTGTTATTCAAACTCAGATAGCTAAAGTTGGCTGTGATGAAAAAGAATTTTCATTAAGGTTAATTCCTCAAATAGGTTCTAAATCTCGTGTTGACTTAGACCTTTCTTTGAATGTATTGAGCAATCTGGCAAGAGAGAGAGGAAAAAAAAATAGTGCTTCGATTTGGAAACTTTTCTTTTTCATTAGAGACTCATTCGCTTCTTTAGGTCCTGCTTCAGTCCTTACGATTCATAGGAGTCAAGGAAGTACGTTTGGAGAAGTGTTCATAACTTCTGATGTCTTTTGGCCTAAAGATCTTGCATTTAGAAGAAGACTTGTATACGTTGCTGTAAGCAGAGCGAGCAAAGGAGTATGGATTGTTGGTGATGATAAAAGCAAAACGAATCAAGCTCTTTTAGAGAAATTATTAAGAGAGTAA
- a CDS encoding HDIG domain-containing metalloprotein, producing MAKLPSPQKIWRIWLGSQSPRRPILRWSATDKLGLLMVCLLVAIFSSYKLLAVPDLKPGDIAQVNVIAPRDAKVIDKIDLKEKKKGLKESFVQSVDKKKSNNLEKTVFKKINTLGTLKNKNFQIDLNEFNLTNSEKVWLINVKDNEWQEWKEEIKNVSKKMLSQGIINTLALDQLNEASSLQLINLGEKDSPNRSLGAKILSSSFHQKSNLKVDKLKTNILLENLINQNGINTINVREGSIISKKGTIITSQEFTILEHFNKVSRSPKPLKWLITFSEAMGSCGLLLMIMRRERPRLQARHGLLSLTLLFVVQLTKDWLGPLASPMQLILPPTLLLSQGIGTVTSLAWMAAASLIWPSSLTGLSEVRLLIACIAGSFIAFLGRRMRSRAQVLQIALLIPFGALLGQWFILNQVIKEQNIEFNNLSIDPNSLFNETLIISSILMVTILIIPILENTFGLLTRARLMELADQERPLLRRLSREAPGTFEHTLTILSLAEEGARVIGADVDLIRTGALYHDVGKLHAPNWFIENQKDGLNPHDEIKNPYKSADILQAHVDEGLKLARKYRLPSPIADFIPEHQGTLKMGYFLHKARESDPSASEKRFRYKGPIPHSKETGILMLADGCEAALRALDSSSSDKDACKTVRKIIQSRQIDGQLKESSLTRAEIEIILRAFVSVWRRMRHRRLKYPSFNAR from the coding sequence TTGGCTAAATTACCCAGTCCACAAAAAATTTGGAGGATATGGTTAGGGAGTCAATCTCCCAGACGTCCAATACTTCGATGGTCAGCCACTGACAAGTTAGGTCTACTAATGGTCTGTCTATTAGTAGCAATATTTTCAAGTTATAAGTTACTTGCTGTTCCCGATCTCAAACCAGGAGATATTGCCCAAGTCAATGTAATAGCCCCTAGAGATGCAAAGGTAATAGATAAAATTGATTTAAAAGAGAAGAAAAAAGGCTTAAAAGAAAGTTTTGTTCAATCAGTGGACAAGAAAAAATCAAATAATTTAGAAAAGACTGTTTTTAAGAAAATCAATACACTTGGCACCCTAAAAAATAAAAATTTTCAAATAGATTTAAACGAATTTAATTTAACAAATTCAGAGAAAGTTTGGCTAATCAATGTTAAAGATAATGAATGGCAAGAATGGAAAGAAGAGATAAAAAATGTTTCAAAAAAAATGCTTTCTCAGGGAATTATTAATACACTTGCACTTGATCAACTTAACGAAGCTTCTTCACTTCAATTAATAAATTTAGGTGAAAAAGATTCACCAAACAGATCATTAGGTGCAAAAATATTATCGAGTAGTTTTCATCAAAAAAGTAATTTAAAAGTTGATAAACTAAAAACCAATATATTACTCGAAAATCTAATAAACCAAAATGGCATAAATACAATTAATGTTAGAGAAGGCAGCATAATATCAAAAAAAGGGACGATAATAACATCACAAGAGTTTACTATATTAGAACATTTTAATAAAGTAAGTCGCAGTCCAAAGCCCTTAAAATGGTTAATTACTTTCTCAGAAGCTATGGGAAGTTGTGGATTACTTCTTATGATTATGAGAAGAGAAAGGCCTAGGCTTCAGGCTAGGCATGGACTACTGTCTTTAACCTTATTATTCGTAGTTCAATTAACAAAAGATTGGCTTGGACCGTTAGCAAGTCCTATGCAGTTAATATTACCTCCTACATTGCTTCTTTCACAAGGAATAGGGACTGTAACATCATTAGCTTGGATGGCTGCTGCTAGCCTGATTTGGCCATCATCTCTTACTGGATTAAGTGAAGTTAGGCTATTAATCGCATGTATCGCTGGTTCATTTATTGCATTTTTAGGCAGAAGGATGAGAAGCAGGGCACAGGTTCTTCAAATAGCTCTACTTATACCTTTTGGTGCATTATTAGGGCAATGGTTTATTCTCAATCAAGTAATCAAAGAACAGAATATAGAATTTAATAATCTTTCTATTGATCCTAACTCTCTTTTTAACGAGACACTTATTATTAGTTCAATATTAATGGTGACAATATTAATTATTCCAATCTTAGAAAATACATTTGGATTACTTACCAGAGCAAGATTAATGGAACTTGCTGATCAAGAGCGTCCTTTACTTCGCAGATTATCTAGAGAAGCACCAGGAACATTTGAACATACTTTAACAATTTTGAGCCTCGCCGAGGAAGGAGCAAGAGTCATTGGTGCTGATGTTGACTTAATAAGAACTGGAGCTCTTTACCATGATGTAGGCAAATTGCATGCTCCTAATTGGTTTATTGAAAATCAGAAAGATGGATTAAACCCACACGATGAAATAAAAAACCCATACAAAAGTGCCGATATTCTTCAAGCCCATGTAGATGAAGGATTGAAGCTTGCTAGGAAATATCGACTTCCATCACCTATTGCTGATTTCATTCCAGAACATCAAGGTACTTTAAAGATGGGATATTTTCTTCACAAAGCTAGAGAAAGTGATCCTTCAGCCTCTGAAAAACGTTTTAGATACAAAGGACCTATTCCTCATTCAAAAGAAACTGGAATACTCATGCTTGCAGATGGTTGCGAAGCAGCATTAAGAGCTCTTGACTCTTCCTCTTCAGACAAAGATGCTTGCAAAACAGTTAGAAAAATAATTCAATCTCGTCAGATTGACGGCCAATTAAAAGAGAGTAGTTTAACGAGAGCAGAAATAGAAATAATACTTAGAGCTTTTGTTTCTGTATGGAGGAGAATGCGTCACAGAAGATTAAAATATCCCAGCTTCAACGCAAGATAA
- a CDS encoding 2-isopropylmalate synthase, producing the protein MAKDPGRVLIFDTTLRDGEQSPGASLNLEEKLAIAQQLARLGVDVIEAGFPFASPGDFAAVQKIAENVGGEEGPIICGLSRASKPDIKACADAIAPAPKKRIHTFIATSDIHLEYKLRKSRKEVLDIVPEMVGYAKSFVDDVEFSCEDAARSDLDFLYEVIELAISSGANTINIPDTVGYTTPSEFGDLILNINKNVPNINEAVLSVHGHNDLGLAVANFLEAVKNGARQLECTINGIGERAGNAALEELIMALHVRRSYFNPFFGRPPESPTPLTAVRTEEITKSSRLVSNLTGMAVQPNKAIVGANAFAHESGIHQDGVLKNRLTYEIIDAQTVGLTDNKISLGKLSGRSAVRSRLEDLGYDLNREDLNDAFARFKDLADRKREITDRDLEAIVSEQVQLPEALFQLKLVQVSCGTSLVPTATVTVVGEDGEEKTAVSLGTGPVDAVVRALDSLTEEPNELIEFSVKSVTEGIDALGEVTIRIRRDGNLFSGHSADTDVVVAAAQAYINALNRLVAAQGRKSIHSQFDLANVDKKLVQ; encoded by the coding sequence ATGGCCAAAGATCCGGGCCGAGTTTTAATTTTTGACACCACGTTAAGAGATGGTGAGCAATCTCCTGGCGCGAGTCTTAATTTAGAAGAAAAGTTAGCAATTGCTCAACAATTAGCAAGATTAGGAGTTGATGTTATTGAGGCAGGATTCCCTTTCGCTAGCCCTGGCGATTTCGCTGCAGTTCAGAAAATAGCTGAGAACGTAGGAGGAGAAGAAGGACCGATTATTTGCGGACTATCAAGAGCCTCTAAACCGGATATCAAAGCTTGTGCCGATGCGATTGCTCCAGCACCAAAAAAAAGGATTCATACCTTTATTGCAACTAGCGATATACATCTTGAATATAAATTAAGGAAATCCAGAAAAGAGGTGCTTGATATTGTTCCAGAGATGGTTGGCTATGCTAAAAGTTTTGTTGATGATGTTGAATTCTCCTGTGAAGATGCTGCAAGAAGTGATTTAGATTTTCTGTACGAAGTAATCGAATTAGCCATATCCTCAGGGGCTAACACAATAAATATTCCAGATACAGTTGGTTATACAACCCCTTCTGAATTTGGAGATTTGATATTAAATATCAACAAAAATGTTCCAAATATCAATGAGGCAGTTCTCTCCGTCCATGGTCACAACGACTTAGGACTCGCTGTCGCAAACTTCCTTGAGGCTGTCAAGAATGGAGCAAGACAACTTGAATGTACCATTAACGGAATAGGAGAGAGAGCAGGAAATGCTGCTTTAGAAGAATTAATTATGGCTCTTCATGTAAGAAGATCATATTTTAATCCGTTTTTTGGCAGGCCTCCTGAATCCCCTACTCCTTTAACAGCAGTTAGAACTGAGGAGATAACCAAGTCGTCTCGCTTGGTTTCCAATTTGACTGGGATGGCCGTACAACCGAACAAAGCAATTGTTGGAGCAAACGCTTTTGCTCATGAATCTGGAATACACCAAGATGGGGTATTGAAAAATAGGCTTACGTATGAAATTATCGATGCACAAACAGTAGGGTTGACCGACAATAAGATTTCTTTAGGAAAATTAAGTGGTAGGAGTGCTGTTCGATCAAGATTAGAAGACCTTGGATATGATTTAAATAGAGAAGATCTTAATGACGCTTTCGCTAGATTTAAAGATTTAGCCGATAGAAAAAGGGAGATAACAGATCGTGATCTAGAGGCCATTGTTAGCGAACAAGTTCAACTGCCAGAAGCATTGTTCCAATTGAAATTGGTCCAAGTAAGCTGTGGAACTTCTTTAGTGCCAACTGCAACAGTAACTGTTGTTGGAGAAGATGGAGAGGAGAAGACCGCCGTCTCCCTTGGTACAGGTCCTGTTGATGCAGTAGTACGGGCTTTGGATTCCCTAACAGAAGAACCTAATGAATTAATTGAGTTCTCAGTAAAGTCAGTTACTGAGGGGATAGATGCTTTGGGTGAAGTTACTATTAGAATAAGAAGAGATGGAAACCTCTTCTCTGGACATTCTGCAGATACTGATGTTGTTGTTGCAGCGGCTCAAGCATATATAAATGCGCTTAATAGATTAGTAGCTGCTCAGGGAAGGAAATCCATTCATTCTCAATTTGATTTGGCTAATGTAGATAAAAAATTGGTTCAATAA
- a CDS encoding divergent PAP2 family protein has product MNPNPSLEFQFIYILDNAVLAWGLAACGLAQFSKLLFELIFKQRWRPSVLIETGGMPSSHSALVTGTAAGVGLQLGFNDPVFALASTIAFVVMYDASGIRRSAGLTAAKVNQISKNNSNELSSDTTLKESLGHTKIEVLVGSLLGPIVALPGIFFIGSPLHILQMIGLVSL; this is encoded by the coding sequence ATGAATCCTAATCCAAGTTTAGAATTTCAATTCATTTATATTCTTGATAATGCTGTATTGGCCTGGGGGCTAGCAGCATGTGGACTTGCTCAGTTTTCTAAATTATTATTCGAATTAATTTTTAAGCAACGGTGGAGACCGTCAGTACTTATTGAAACAGGAGGCATGCCCTCCAGTCACTCGGCTTTAGTAACAGGAACCGCGGCAGGAGTTGGACTTCAGCTTGGCTTTAATGATCCAGTATTCGCTTTGGCTTCAACAATTGCTTTTGTTGTGATGTACGACGCTTCTGGAATAAGAAGGTCGGCAGGCTTAACAGCAGCAAAAGTCAATCAAATTTCAAAAAATAATTCTAATGAATTGTCTTCAGACACTACTTTAAAAGAATCTTTGGGGCACACAAAAATCGAGGTATTGGTAGGAAGTCTTCTTGGCCCAATTGTGGCTTTACCAGGTATTTTTTTCATTGGTTCCCCTTTGCATATTTTGCAAATGATTGGATTAGTTTCTTTGTGA
- a CDS encoding cobyrinate a,c-diamide synthase: MACVISAISSNSGKTLLSLLLISWLKSINKTVQTFKVGPDYLDPQQLTAVSKKACRNLDLVLSGESWVKETFNHHGGLTDYSFVEGVMGLFDGIGSSSKGSTAELAKVLSLPVVLIVDARGKAASLAALIKGFREHDKELTIAGVVLNNVQTPRHEKILLEVLDQINMKLLGSLPSCKDLYLPESYLGLAPAHEVFDLDIKVKKWASIAKDYLDIESFRKLLSPPESNNKIINFFPRKETEFIHPIAIAEDEAFHFRYQETKELLEKNGMPIITWKPLENEQIPKEAKGLIIPGGFPERHANQLSNSKISLNSIKLFSKKFPIYAECGGMMLLGKSIFDLEGREYSMAGILPFKAKKGNLKIGYREAISKNKSPITTPGDKLIGHEFHRWEIIYESYNSKINPLWDIKGWNLESKNEGFCNHLIHASWIHLHWASSPLIVENWKRSIINYA, from the coding sequence ATGGCATGCGTAATCTCTGCAATATCGAGTAACAGTGGTAAAACTCTTTTAAGTCTTCTTTTAATTTCTTGGTTAAAAAGTATAAATAAAACAGTTCAAACTTTTAAAGTTGGACCTGATTATTTAGACCCTCAACAACTCACTGCTGTCTCAAAAAAAGCTTGTCGCAATCTTGATTTAGTTCTCTCTGGTGAAAGTTGGGTTAAAGAAACTTTTAATCACCACGGAGGCTTAACAGATTATTCGTTTGTTGAAGGAGTAATGGGATTATTCGATGGAATTGGCAGTAGTTCAAAAGGGAGCACCGCTGAATTAGCTAAGGTTTTAAGCCTGCCAGTAGTTCTTATTGTTGATGCCAGAGGGAAGGCTGCATCACTAGCAGCCTTAATAAAAGGATTTAGAGAGCACGATAAGGAATTAACAATTGCAGGCGTTGTTCTCAATAATGTTCAAACTCCTAGACATGAAAAAATATTATTGGAGGTTCTTGATCAAATCAATATGAAGTTATTGGGTTCTCTTCCTTCATGCAAAGACTTATATCTTCCAGAAAGTTATTTAGGTTTAGCTCCTGCTCATGAAGTTTTCGACTTAGATATTAAAGTTAAAAAGTGGGCATCAATAGCCAAAGATTATCTAGACATAGAAAGTTTTAGAAAGCTTTTATCACCTCCAGAATCTAACAACAAAATAATTAACTTTTTCCCAAGGAAAGAAACAGAATTTATTCATCCAATTGCTATCGCTGAGGATGAGGCCTTCCATTTTAGGTATCAAGAAACAAAAGAATTATTAGAGAAAAATGGAATGCCAATTATTACTTGGAAACCTCTTGAAAACGAACAGATACCAAAAGAAGCAAAAGGATTAATTATACCTGGAGGTTTTCCGGAGCGACACGCTAACCAATTGAGTAATTCAAAAATAAGCCTTAACTCAATAAAATTGTTTTCGAAAAAGTTTCCTATATATGCTGAATGTGGAGGAATGATGCTATTAGGTAAAAGTATATTTGATCTTGAAGGGAGGGAATATTCAATGGCTGGAATACTACCTTTTAAAGCTAAAAAGGGTAATCTGAAAATTGGTTATAGAGAAGCTATAAGTAAAAATAAAAGTCCTATTACCACTCCTGGTGATAAACTAATTGGACATGAATTTCATCGCTGGGAAATAATTTATGAAAGCTATAATTCAAAAATAAATCCTCTATGGGATATTAAAGGATGGAATTTGGAAAGTAAAAATGAGGGTTTTTGTAATCATTTAATTCATGCAAGTTGGATACATTTGCATTGGGCAAGTTCGCCTCTTATTGTAGAAAATTGGAAAAGAAGTATTATTAACTATGCCTAA